Proteins from one Harpia harpyja isolate bHarHar1 chromosome 24, bHarHar1 primary haplotype, whole genome shotgun sequence genomic window:
- the THAP7 gene encoding LOW QUALITY PROTEIN: THAP domain-containing protein 7 (The sequence of the model RefSeq protein was modified relative to this genomic sequence to represent the inferred CDS: deleted 2 bases in 2 codons), protein MGLSVTLVGGTCGCPSPLWEGHGAVHHPGGRDMGLSITLVGGTWGCPSHCNGLSQVRVAPPPLAMGCPRLPKKDNPRRALWLENSRRRDASGEGRWDPASKYIYFCSQHFEKSCFEIVGFSGYHRLKEGAVPTVFESASPKPPRATKPKPPTPESDTPKPPRATRRWRQDPTPSPPDPPFTADVSCFPREGEDPAAPPAGDHGGVPALPGPSGARGPLPDSLLVATGDEEATATPALPEGDPPAPPRPVSPSLYMLRLPPPAGAYIQSEHSYQVGSALLWKRRAEAALDALDKAQRQLQACKRREQRLRLRVGELQRERRVPLEARRPPKEPPPRLVELQLLGDGGE, encoded by the exons ATGGGGCTGTCCGTCACTCTGGTGGGTGGGACATGTGGTTGCCCATCACCCTTGTGGGAGGGACATGGGGCTGTCCATCACCCTGGTGGGCGGGACATGGGGCTGTCCATCACCTTGGTGGGCGGGACATGGGGCTGTCCATCACACTG caATGGGCTGTCCCAGGTGCGTGTCGCCCCCCCGCCCTTAGCAATGGGCTGTCCCAG gctGCCCAAAAAGGACAACCCGCGGCGGGCGCTGTGGCTGGAGAACAGCCGGCGGCGGGATGCGAGCGGGGAAGGCCGCTGGGAC CCGGCCTCCAAGTACATCTACTTCTGCTCCCAGCACTTCGAGAAGAGCTGCTTCGAGATAGTCGGCTTCAG cggctACCACCGTCTCAAGGAAGGGGCCGTACCCACCGTCTTCGAGTCAGCCTCTCCCAAACCCCCCCGGGCCACCAAGCCGAAGCCCCCCACGCCTGAGAGTGACACCCCGAAGCCCCCTCGGGCCACCAGGAGGTGGAG GCAGGACCCCACTCCTTCCCCACCGGACCCCCCCTTCACCGCCGACGTCTCCTGCTTCCCCCGGGAAGGCGAagaccccgctgccccccccgccgGTGATCACGGTGGTGTCCCGGCCCTTCCCGGCCCCTCGGGTGCCCGCGGTCCCCTCCCGGACAGCCTTTTGGTGGCCACAGGGGACGAGGAAGCCACAGCCACCCCGGCTCTCCCCGAGGGTgaccccccggca cccccccgtCCCGTTTCCCCTTCCCTCTACATGCTGCGGCTACCGCCGCCGGCCGGGGCGTACATCCAGAGCGAGCACAGCTACCAGGTGGGCAGCGCCCTGCTCTGGAAACGTCGGGCCGAAGCGGCCCTCGACGCCCTCGATAAAGCCCAACGGCAGCTCCAAGCCTGCAAACGTCGGGAGCAGCGGCTGCGGCTCCGCGTGGGCGAGCTGCAACGGGAACGTCGGGTTCCCCTCGAGGCTCGCCGACCTCCCAAGGAGCCCCCGCCGCGGCTggtggagctgcagctgctgggtgaTGGCGGCGAGTGA
- the SLC27A5 gene encoding LOW QUALITY PROTEIN: long-chain fatty acid transport protein 5 (The sequence of the model RefSeq protein was modified relative to this genomic sequence to represent the inferred CDS: deleted 2 bases in 2 codons), with the protein MPVLGAVAAAAAAGLVLLLLLVPAAAPRLFPFFWADLVAFAGLVRSAVRCQWRLNRQPPVTLLDVFQEHARRRPHWPLLRFQDEVYTYEDMDRWSNRAARVFSRHLELQPGRTVAVFLPNEPTYVWTWLALAKLSCPMACLNCNVRGRALQHALAAARATLILASPDLQAAVEEVLPALRRDGIRVFYLSSTSPTPGIEALLPAIEAASDEPLPAHHRAGITANSKAIYIYTSGTTGLPKAAVITEMKLMMVANLGQLCGLRSDDVVYTTLPLYHSAGLLVGIGGCFEVGATCVLRTKFSASQFWDDCRRYNVSVIQYVGELMRYLCNTPKRANDREHGVRLALGNGLRAEVWKEFLQRFGPISIWEFYGATEGNAGFINYTGKIGAVGRANVFLRCFSPFELIRYNVEEDKPVRDERGLCIRVRPGETGLLVMKITKNAPFHGYAGDSRMTEKKVLRDVLVKGDTFFNSGDLLMMDHERFIYFQDRVGDTFRWKGENVATTEVESTLALVNFIQEVNVYGVSVPGCEGRCGMAAICLKAGTSFEGESLYAFTGDTLPSYAAPRFVRIQDALEITGTFKQCKGNLIKEGFDPNVIKDPLFFRDDKKKSYVPLNPDIYAAILDMKLNL; encoded by the exons ATGCCGGTGCTGGGGGCcgtcgcggcggcggcggcggccgggctggtcttgttgctgctgctggtgccggcggcggcCCCTCGCCTGTTCCCCTTTTTCTGGGCTGACCTGGTGGCCTTCGCCGGCTTGGTGCGGTCAGCGGTGCGATGTCAGTGGCGTTTGAACCGCCAACCCCCCGTCACCCTCCTCGACGTCTTCCAGGAGCACGCTCGCCGCCGGCCCCACTGGCCCTTGCTCCGCTTCCAGGATGAAGTTTACACCTACGAAGACATGGACCGCTGGAGCAACCGGGCTGCCCGAGTGTTCTCCCGGCACCTGGAGCTGCAGCCGGGTCGGACCGTCGCCGTCTTCCTCCCCAACGAACCCACCTACGTATGGACCTGGTTGGCGTTGGCCAAGCTGAGCTGCCCCATGGCTTGTCTCAACTGCAACGTGCGGGGCCGGGCGCTGCAGCACGCGCTCGCCGCTGCCCGGGCCACCCTCATCCTCGCCAGCCCCG aTCTCCAGGCCGCCGTGGAGGAGGTCCTGCCGGCCCTGCGGCGCGACGGCATCCGCGTCTTCTACCTGAGCTCCACGTCACCCACGCCGGGCATCGAGGCCCTGCTGCCCGCCATCGAGGCGGCCTCCGATGAGCCCCTGCCCGCCCACCACCGCGCCGGCATCACCGCCAACTCCAAGGCCATCTACATCTACACCTCCGGCACCACCG GGCTGCCCAAGGCAGCAGTGATCACAGAGATGAAGCTGATGATGGTGGCCAACCTGGGCCAGCTCTGTGGCCTGCGGTCTGATGATGTTGTGTACACAACGCTGCCGCTCTACCACTCGGCCGGGCTGCTCGTCGGGATAGGAGGGTGCTTCGAGGTCG GGGCCACCTGCGTCCTACGGACCAAGTTCTCCGCTTCCCAGTTCTGGGAC GACTGCCGCCGTTACAACGTCTCTGTCATCCAGTACGTGGGCGAGCTCATGCGCTACCTCTGCAACACACCCAAG CGTGCCAATGACCGGGAGCAC GGTGTGCGCTTGGCGTTGGGCAACGGCCTGCGGGCAGAGGTGTGGAAGGAGTTCCTCCAGCGCTTCGGGCCCATCTCCATCTGGGAGTTTTACGGGGCTACCGAGGGGAACGCCGGCTTCATCAACTACACCGGCAAAATCGGGGCTGTGGGCAGAGCCAACGTGTTCCTCAGG TGTTTCTCTCCCTTTGAGCTGATCAGGTACAATGTGGAGGAGGACAAACCCGTACGTGACGAGCGAGGTCTCTGCATCCGAGTGCGCCCCG GCGAGACGGGGCTGCTGGTCATGAAAATCACCAAGAATGCCCCTTTCCATGGCTACGCGGGTGATTCCCGGATGACAGAGAAGAAGGTCTTGAGGGACGTCTTGGTCAAAGGCGACACCTTCTTCAACAGCGGTGACCTCCTCATGATGGACCATGAAAGATTCATCTACTTCCAGGACCGTGTGGGAGACACTTTCCG TTGGAAAGGTGAGAACGTGGCCACGACAGAGGTGGAGTCCACTCTTGCCCTGGTGAACTTCATCCAGGAGGTCAATGTCTACGGAGTGTCTGTGCCAG GGTGCGAAGGGAGGTGCGGCATGGCGGCCATCTGCCTGAAGGCCGGGACGAGCTTCGAGGGCGAGAGCCTTTACGCCTTCACCGGGGACACGCTGCCCAGTTACGCCGCGCCCCGTTTCGTGCGGATCCAG GATGCCCTGGAGATCACGGGCACCTTCAAGCAGTGCAAAGGCAACCTCATCAAAGAAGGCTTCGACCCCAACGTCATCAAAGACCCCCTCTTCTTCCGTGACGACAAGAAGAAGTCCTACGTGCCCCTGAACCCCGACATCTACGCCGCCATCCTGGACATGAAGCTCAACCTGTAG
- the LOC128135794 gene encoding histone H2A type 2-C-like, giving the protein MSGRGKQGGKARAKAKSRSSRAGLQFPVGRVHRLLRKGNYAERVGAGAPVYLAAVMEYLTAEILELAGNAARDNKKTRIIPRHLQLAVRNDEELNKLLGGVTIAQGGVLPNIQAVLLPKKSESHKAKGK; this is encoded by the coding sequence ATGTCGGGGCGCGGCAAGCAGGGGGGCAAAGCCCGGGCAAAGGCCAAGTCGCGTTCGTCCCGCGCCGGCCTCCAGTTCCCCGTTGGCCGCGTTCATCGTTTGCTTCGTAAAGGTAACTACGCCGAGCGGGTGGGCGCCGGCGCTCCCGTTTATTTGGCCGCCGTTATGGAATACCTGACGGCTGAAATTTTGGAGCTGGCGGGTAACGCCGCCCGGGATAATAAGAAAACGCGGATCATTCCCCGCCACCTGCAGCTGGCGGTGAGGAACGACGAGGAGCTCAATAAGCTGCTGGGTGGCGTCACCATCGCGCAGGGCGGGGTGCTGCCCAACATCCAGGCTGTGCTACTGCCCAAGAAGAGCGAGAGCCACAAGGCCAAGGGGAAGTGA
- the LOC128135795 gene encoding histone H2B 5-like: MPEPAKSAPAPKKGSKKAVTKTQKKGDKKRRRSRKESYSIYVYKVLKQVHPDTGISSKAMGIMNSFVNDIFERIAGEASRLAHYNKRSTITSREIQTAVRLLLPGELAKHAVSEGTKAVTKYTSSK, encoded by the coding sequence ATGCCCGAACCGGCCAAATCGGCGCCCGCCCCCAAGAAGGGCTCCAAGAAAGCGGTGACAAAGACCCAGAAGAAAGGCGACAAGAAGCGGCGACGCAGCCGCAAGGAGAGCTACTCCATCTACGTCTACAAGGTACTGAAACAGGTACACCCCGACACCGGTATCTCCTCCAAGGCTATGGGGATCATGAACTCCTTCGTCAACGACATTTTCGAGCGCATCGCGGGTGAGGCTTCCCGCCTGGCCCACTACAACAAACGCTCCACCATCACCTCGCGGGAGATCCAGACGGCCGTCCGGCTCCTGTTACCCGGCGAGCTGGCTAAGCACGCCGTCTCCGAGGGTACCAAAGCTGTCACCAAGTACACCAGCTCCAAGTAA